One part of the Thermococcus litoralis DSM 5473 genome encodes these proteins:
- the fni gene encoding type 2 isopentenyl-diphosphate Delta-isomerase produces the protein MDKEELTVIRKFEHIEHCLKKQVEAHVTTQFENIHFVHRSLPEIDKDEIDLSVEFLGRKFDYPIMIAGMTGGTKGSQLAGKINKTLAKAAQELNIPMGVGSQRAMIRKPETWESYYVRDVAPDVFLVGNLGAPQFAETMSNRYGVEEALKAVETIQADALAIHMNPLQESVQPEGDTQYRGVLKALAQLKNELPYPIIAKETGAGVSMEVAIRLESIGVDAIDVGGLGGTSWSGVEYYRAKDERSKNLALKFWDWGIPTALSVAEVRYATKLPIIATGGIRDGIMIAKALALGANLAGVALPLLKPAVNGDVEGVIKILQRYIDELRNAMFLVGARNVEELRKVPLVITGFAREWLEQRIDLWEFLRDRSV, from the coding sequence ATGGATAAGGAAGAGCTTACTGTTATTAGGAAGTTTGAGCACATAGAGCACTGCTTAAAAAAACAGGTCGAGGCTCACGTAACTACTCAATTTGAGAACATCCACTTCGTTCACCGTTCTCTGCCCGAAATAGACAAGGATGAAATTGATCTGAGCGTTGAGTTCCTCGGAAGAAAGTTTGACTACCCAATAATGATCGCTGGAATGACAGGAGGAACTAAAGGCTCACAGCTTGCTGGAAAAATAAACAAAACCCTTGCCAAGGCCGCTCAAGAGCTGAACATTCCAATGGGGGTTGGGAGCCAGAGGGCAATGATAAGAAAACCGGAAACTTGGGAGAGCTATTACGTTAGAGATGTAGCTCCAGATGTCTTTTTGGTTGGCAACTTAGGTGCGCCCCAGTTTGCCGAGACAATGTCAAACCGTTATGGAGTTGAGGAAGCTCTAAAAGCCGTTGAAACAATTCAAGCTGATGCTTTGGCTATTCATATGAATCCCCTGCAAGAGAGCGTCCAACCTGAAGGAGATACCCAGTACAGAGGAGTTTTGAAAGCTTTGGCACAGCTTAAGAATGAGCTCCCCTACCCAATAATAGCCAAAGAAACCGGCGCGGGAGTTTCAATGGAAGTCGCGATAAGGTTAGAAAGCATCGGCGTAGATGCGATAGACGTCGGTGGGCTTGGAGGTACGAGCTGGAGCGGTGTTGAGTATTACAGGGCAAAGGACGAAAGAAGTAAAAACTTAGCCCTAAAGTTCTGGGACTGGGGAATTCCAACGGCTTTAAGCGTGGCAGAAGTTCGCTATGCAACAAAGCTACCAATAATTGCCACCGGTGGGATAAGGGATGGCATAATGATCGCAAAGGCATTAGCCCTTGGTGCTAATCTTGCCGGAGTTGCATTACCCTTGTTAAAACCTGCTGTAAACGGAGACGTTGAAGGAGTAATCAAAATCCTCCAGCGCTACATAGATGAGCTGAGGAACGCTATGTTCCTCGTGGGAGCAAGAAACGTTGAGGAACTTAGGAAAGTTCCCCTTGTGATTACAGGCTTTGCAAGAGAGTGGCTCGAGCAGAGGATTGATTTGTGGGAGTTTCTTAGAGATAGAAGCGTTTGA
- a CDS encoding RNase J family beta-CASP ribonuclease, protein MIKVYTLGGYEEVGKNMTAVEYEGEVVIIDMGIRLDRVLIHEDVNFQQMSSRDLRKLGAIPDDSSLKNKKVVAIALSHGHLDHIGAIAKLAPHYPNVPIYGTPYTIKLAKGEVRSEQYFEVTNPMYETQYGEIVQVSENLAIEFVQITHSIPHSSMVVIHTPEGAVVYACDYKFDNHNPLGEKPDYKRLKEIGQEGVKILIPESTRAAEETKTPSEASAKLLLEDFFYYEGMEEKGLITTTFASHIARLQELIEIANNMGRQAVLVGRSLAKYTGIAKQLGLIKMKGAKAVRSPNAVQKTLREVSQARENYLLIVTGHQGEPGAVLTRMANGELYDIGKDDTVVFSAGVIPNPLNIAQRYALETKLRMRGVRMVKDLHVSGHASREDHRYLIKLLNPENIIPAHGEFRMLTHYAELAEEEGYLIGRDVFVSRNGYKVDVR, encoded by the coding sequence ATGATAAAAGTTTACACGCTAGGTGGTTACGAGGAAGTAGGAAAAAACATGACTGCCGTGGAATATGAAGGAGAAGTTGTGATTATTGATATGGGAATCAGGCTTGATAGGGTTCTTATCCATGAGGATGTTAACTTTCAGCAGATGAGTTCGAGGGATTTAAGAAAGTTGGGTGCAATCCCCGATGATTCCTCTCTCAAAAACAAAAAAGTCGTTGCCATTGCACTTTCTCACGGTCATCTCGATCACATAGGAGCTATAGCAAAGCTTGCTCCCCACTATCCAAACGTTCCAATCTATGGAACTCCCTACACAATAAAGCTGGCAAAAGGAGAGGTGAGGAGTGAGCAGTATTTTGAGGTTACAAACCCGATGTATGAGACCCAGTATGGGGAGATTGTTCAAGTTAGCGAGAATTTAGCTATAGAGTTTGTTCAGATTACCCACTCAATCCCGCACTCCTCAATGGTGGTTATCCATACGCCCGAAGGTGCTGTAGTTTATGCGTGTGATTATAAGTTTGACAACCACAATCCCCTTGGAGAGAAGCCAGATTACAAGAGGCTCAAGGAGATAGGCCAAGAAGGAGTAAAAATTTTGATACCAGAATCCACGAGGGCAGCTGAAGAAACAAAAACGCCAAGTGAAGCCTCTGCGAAGCTTCTCTTGGAGGACTTTTTCTACTATGAAGGGATGGAAGAGAAAGGACTAATCACCACGACCTTTGCCTCTCACATAGCCCGTCTGCAAGAGCTGATAGAGATAGCAAACAATATGGGGAGGCAAGCGGTTTTGGTAGGTAGATCTCTAGCAAAGTACACAGGCATAGCGAAACAGCTCGGTCTAATAAAAATGAAAGGGGCAAAAGCGGTGAGAAGCCCAAATGCTGTTCAGAAAACACTCAGAGAGGTTTCTCAAGCTAGGGAGAACTATCTCCTAATAGTCACAGGTCATCAAGGTGAGCCGGGAGCAGTGCTTACAAGGATGGCTAATGGAGAACTCTATGACATCGGAAAAGACGACACTGTTGTGTTTTCGGCTGGAGTCATCCCAAATCCCCTAAACATAGCCCAACGCTATGCCCTTGAGACAAAGCTCAGAATGAGAGGAGTGAGAATGGTTAAAGATTTACACGTCTCAGGTCATGCAAGCAGGGAAGACCACAGATATTTGATTAAGCTTTTAAATCCAGAGAATATAATCCCCGCTCATGGAGAGTTTAGGATGCTCACCCATTATGCTGAGCTTGCCGAAGAAGAGGGGTATCTCATAGGAAGGGACGTGTTTGTATCAAGAAACGGTTACAAAGTCGATGTGAGGTGA
- a CDS encoding polyprenyl synthetase family protein, which yields MKFDPLFKALKEKAKVVDEAIFELIPEKEPKVLYDAARHYPLAGGKRVRPFIVLTSTEAVGGNPEKAVYAAAAVELLHNYSLVHDDIMDMDEKRRGRPTVHKIWGINMAILAGDLLFSKVFEAVAKIPVEAEKVVRVLDVIAKTSNELCEGQAMDLEFENKETVTIEEYMKMISGKTGALIDASATIGGIIGTENEDYIKALSKYGRNIGIAFQIWDDVLDLIADEEKLGKPVGSDIRKGKKTLIVAHFLENAIEEDKAAFFKIFGKYAGDVKGEGIIEESVQEEIKEAIELLKKYGSIDYAAKVARELADEAKKALKILPESEARKQLELLADFIVEREY from the coding sequence ATGAAGTTTGATCCGCTATTTAAAGCATTAAAAGAAAAAGCTAAGGTCGTCGATGAGGCTATTTTTGAGCTTATACCTGAAAAGGAGCCCAAAGTTCTTTATGACGCTGCAAGACATTATCCTCTCGCAGGAGGGAAGAGGGTTAGGCCGTTCATAGTCTTAACCTCTACTGAAGCTGTTGGTGGAAACCCAGAGAAGGCTGTTTACGCTGCAGCGGCTGTGGAGCTACTTCACAACTATTCCCTTGTTCATGATGACATAATGGACATGGACGAAAAAAGAAGGGGCAGGCCGACAGTTCATAAAATTTGGGGAATAAACATGGCAATTTTAGCTGGAGATTTGCTCTTTTCGAAGGTTTTTGAGGCTGTGGCAAAGATACCCGTCGAGGCTGAGAAGGTTGTAAGAGTTCTGGATGTCATTGCAAAGACTTCAAACGAGCTTTGCGAAGGACAGGCAATGGACTTGGAGTTCGAAAACAAAGAAACAGTTACTATAGAGGAATACATGAAAATGATAAGCGGAAAAACTGGAGCGCTTATAGATGCCTCAGCTACAATAGGTGGAATCATAGGAACAGAAAACGAAGATTACATTAAGGCGTTGTCAAAATATGGAAGGAATATAGGCATAGCGTTCCAAATATGGGATGATGTTCTCGATTTGATAGCAGACGAAGAGAAACTCGGAAAGCCAGTGGGGAGTGACATAAGAAAGGGTAAGAAAACACTCATAGTTGCACACTTCCTTGAAAACGCAATTGAAGAAGACAAAGCAGCGTTTTTTAAGATATTTGGGAAATACGCTGGCGATGTAAAGGGAGAGGGAATAATAGAGGAGAGCGTCCAAGAAGAGATCAAAGAAGCAATTGAACTCCTCAAAAAGTATGGAAGCATAGACTACGCTGCAAAAGTTGCAAGGGAACTGGCAGATGAGGCAAAGAAAGCACTAAAAATACTCCCAGAAAGTGAGGCAAGAAAACAACTAGAACTCTTAGCAGACTTCATAGTGGAGAGAGAATATTAG
- a CDS encoding winged helix-turn-helix transcriptional regulator: MSTRERILDYVTKNPGITFRKLAQELNIGIGNLQYHLRHLEKEGKIISKRLGGKKYFFPAGFEEEYRRLMIAISNESQRKILLLLAEGDKNQSEIAEKLNLAPSTIVYHTKRLERLGIITKIKDGKNTVYSLNCDVNVLVRIIREYKPKIWDKLADKLIDLTLAFRGEEE; the protein is encoded by the coding sequence ATGAGCACCAGAGAAAGAATTTTGGACTATGTCACAAAGAATCCGGGAATAACTTTTCGCAAATTAGCCCAAGAACTCAACATAGGGATAGGAAACCTACAATATCACCTACGGCATCTTGAAAAAGAGGGAAAAATCATATCAAAACGGCTTGGAGGGAAAAAATACTTCTTCCCCGCGGGTTTTGAAGAAGAGTACAGGCGTCTTATGATAGCTATTTCAAACGAAAGCCAAAGAAAGATACTCCTTTTACTTGCGGAAGGGGACAAAAACCAGAGCGAAATTGCAGAAAAGCTCAACTTGGCACCTTCTACTATAGTTTATCATACAAAACGGCTCGAGAGGTTGGGGATTATTACAAAGATAAAAGACGGAAAAAACACCGTTTATTCCCTTAACTGTGATGTTAATGTTTTAGTTCGCATAATCAGAGAGTATAAACCAAAAATCTGGGATAAACTGGCAGATAAATTGATTGATTTAACGTTAGCGTTCAGGGGGGAGGAAGAATGA
- a CDS encoding universal stress protein, protein MKILVLIDGSKWSQKAALHGVAVAKKKNAKIVLFSVLDRREAKAVAFNLGARQGDFEKVRSFEEEIWNNMKRDIQDVMSEMLKFCQEEGVNCSIKIVEGIAKDKILEEANSGEYSLVIMGAYGKSGKTRIGSLLEEIAGNVKPPLLIVR, encoded by the coding sequence ATGAAAATACTCGTGTTGATAGACGGCTCGAAGTGGAGTCAAAAGGCAGCTCTTCATGGGGTTGCAGTTGCCAAGAAAAAGAACGCAAAAATAGTGCTGTTTTCAGTTTTAGACAGAAGAGAAGCTAAGGCAGTTGCATTCAACCTGGGGGCAAGACAAGGGGACTTTGAGAAAGTGCGCAGTTTTGAAGAGGAAATCTGGAACAACATGAAAAGAGACATTCAAGATGTTATGAGCGAAATGCTAAAGTTCTGTCAAGAAGAGGGAGTGAACTGTTCCATAAAGATCGTTGAAGGGATTGCAAAGGACAAAATCCTTGAAGAAGCAAACAGCGGAGAGTATTCACTTGTAATAATGGGAGCTTATGGAAAGAGCGGAAAAACGAGGATAGGGAGCTTATTGGAAGAGATAGCTGGCAACGTGAAACCTCCACTCTTAATAGTGCGCTAG
- a CDS encoding ArsB/NhaD family transporter — protein sequence MTPLEIFALAVFIFTYALIISERIHRTVAAMAGGSLVLLANIVPWKKVPLYLDLDTILLLAGMMIIVNTTRLSGLFEYIAIKTAKLAKGEPIRVLLLFSVVTALISAFLDNVTTVLLLTPMLIYISRLMEVNPLPFLLSEIFASNIGGTATLIGDPPNIMIGSAAGLSFNEFLVNMGPIAFLDLILMVFVVYLAYRGTLKVSPEKKERILRTLDGLDERAAIRDLSLFRKSIVTIVIVVLFFFVHDKLGIEPAVVALFGASLLLFWSRENPEGILEKVEWATLFFFGGLFLIVGGLVETGFIGQIAQWIAYHVHTEGEAILVIAWFSALASAVIDNIPFTATMIPLIKAMGTSLNTYPLWWALSLGACLGGNGTAIGASANVVVIGIAAREDIRITFMDFLKMGIVIMVLTVGVGVGILWLRYVWW from the coding sequence ATGACTCCATTGGAGATATTTGCCCTTGCAGTGTTTATCTTTACATATGCTCTTATAATAAGCGAGCGAATACACAGAACCGTTGCCGCAATGGCTGGAGGCTCTTTGGTGCTTCTAGCCAACATAGTTCCTTGGAAAAAAGTTCCCCTTTATCTTGACCTTGACACTATACTTCTCCTCGCCGGAATGATGATAATTGTCAATACAACAAGATTAAGTGGTCTCTTCGAATATATCGCAATAAAAACAGCCAAACTTGCAAAAGGAGAACCTATTAGAGTTTTGCTCCTTTTCTCAGTTGTGACAGCCCTCATAAGTGCCTTTCTTGATAACGTGACCACGGTTCTTCTGCTTACTCCAATGCTTATCTACATTTCAAGGCTTATGGAAGTTAACCCTCTTCCCTTCCTTCTCTCCGAGATCTTTGCTTCCAACATCGGTGGAACAGCAACGCTCATAGGTGACCCACCTAACATAATGATAGGCTCCGCTGCAGGGCTTAGCTTTAACGAGTTTCTCGTCAATATGGGCCCAATAGCATTTCTTGATTTAATACTCATGGTTTTTGTAGTATATCTGGCTTATAGAGGAACCCTTAAGGTCAGCCCTGAAAAAAAGGAGAGAATCTTAAGGACACTTGACGGTCTGGATGAAAGAGCTGCGATTAGGGATCTGTCTCTTTTTAGGAAGTCTATTGTAACAATCGTCATTGTGGTGCTATTCTTTTTTGTTCACGACAAGCTTGGGATAGAGCCTGCTGTGGTTGCATTATTTGGGGCATCTTTGCTCCTTTTCTGGAGTAGGGAAAATCCTGAGGGAATCCTAGAAAAAGTCGAGTGGGCGACGCTGTTCTTTTTCGGAGGTTTGTTCCTCATTGTAGGGGGCTTAGTTGAGACCGGGTTTATAGGACAGATAGCTCAGTGGATAGCATACCATGTCCATACCGAAGGAGAAGCAATACTGGTTATAGCATGGTTTTCAGCACTTGCTTCGGCTGTTATAGACAACATCCCCTTCACGGCCACAATGATACCCCTAATAAAGGCAATGGGGACATCTCTCAATACCTACCCTCTTTGGTGGGCTTTAAGTTTAGGAGCATGCCTTGGTGGAAACGGAACCGCTATCGGAGCATCGGCAAACGTTGTTGTTATAGGGATAGCAGCAAGGGAAGACATAAGGATAACATTTATGGACTTTCTAAAAATGGGTATAGTCATAATGGTCTTAACTGTAGGTGTCGGCGTTGGGATATTATGGCTTAGGTATGTGTGGTGGTGA
- a CDS encoding universal stress protein, giving the protein MGLYSSFIGRKFKHIAGKKYEDIIKHYREFLLTEEERHIPEIHSILMPLDRYVKNVPEEVYETISAYEARILLVYILDSQVFELVRQTLSPEASEEFRRKEEVMGEELLNNVAKKLESYGLKVQRRMFFGNKSDDVIRMAENYDMLAISKNYGSEITKTSPLSPLVLKIIQHLEIPVIVY; this is encoded by the coding sequence ATGGGATTGTATTCCTCTTTCATCGGTCGAAAGTTTAAACACATAGCTGGAAAGAAATATGAGGACATAATAAAGCACTACAGGGAGTTTCTTCTAACTGAAGAAGAAAGGCATATCCCGGAGATTCATTCTATATTGATGCCGCTTGACAGATACGTTAAGAATGTCCCTGAAGAGGTATATGAGACTATAAGTGCCTATGAAGCGAGAATTTTGCTTGTTTATATTTTGGATTCTCAGGTATTTGAGCTTGTACGTCAAACACTTAGCCCAGAAGCAAGTGAGGAATTCAGGCGAAAAGAGGAGGTAATGGGGGAAGAGCTGCTCAACAACGTGGCAAAGAAGCTTGAAAGTTATGGTCTGAAAGTACAGAGGCGCATGTTCTTTGGAAACAAGAGCGATGATGTGATAAGAATGGCTGAGAACTACGATATGCTCGCAATCTCGAAGAACTATGGCTCGGAAATCACAAAAACCTCTCCCCTAAGTCCTTTGGTTCTTAAGATAATCCAGCATTTGGAAATTCCGGTGATCGTCTATTAG
- a CDS encoding S16 family serine protease, with amino-acid sequence MKKILSMLALILLLLPLANAQCPEKGNTVVLKAPAVSRTSSGELIGVATDFVITVAPGNGHVYVETWPLAEVDMQASARLAAQVAGKVLGVDMSKYDVFIQVRSDAPIIGGPSAGGTMTVGIIAALEGWEVRNDVMMTGMINPDGSIGPVGGILEKASAAHSVGAKLFLIPEGQRIQVVQKTEQKQIGPIVQITSKSEKVDVVEYAKERWGLEVKEIRDIYEAVYYFTGKKIEKPSVPGELKVDTSFLKDDALKDYDETLGYYKQVENKLKNSDVSYTTYSYLKNALDDAKAKLDEAKEDLDEGMYYTALSLDFQARIAIRHVDWYLDVRAESDLEHLLKEVDNEIKDTESYVSNLTIRGITMLQAVAASEERVEEAKSLLKDAWSSYYDGNYWDAISNAAFAYERIQTAKFWASLGERYAKGEVIERDAIKDTAREYLDNSRLIITYITSMFGETNLQDLVNLMNEGEEYYQDGKYSAAIFSAMEARIRAEIILDTLGIDNETVLMDKLQRMKEDAKVAIAIAQKEGIYPVLSLAYYEFAQSYEKQGGLENIQTAMVFYQYAKETSTVFLSTTTPPKITEEPLIPLTTPLTNQTTPQNTTSPAQKETSGYSIPLIAGTLVIGLLLGFIAGRKA; translated from the coding sequence ATGAAGAAAATACTATCAATGTTAGCGTTGATTCTTTTGCTCTTACCCTTAGCGAATGCTCAATGTCCAGAAAAAGGAAACACCGTTGTGTTAAAAGCCCCAGCAGTATCTAGAACCTCGAGTGGCGAGTTAATAGGAGTAGCAACGGACTTTGTAATCACAGTTGCCCCTGGAAATGGGCACGTTTACGTTGAGACTTGGCCATTGGCAGAGGTGGACATGCAGGCATCGGCGAGGTTGGCAGCCCAAGTCGCTGGAAAAGTTCTTGGGGTTGATATGAGCAAGTACGACGTTTTTATTCAAGTAAGGTCAGATGCTCCAATTATTGGAGGTCCTTCTGCCGGGGGTACTATGACCGTTGGTATAATAGCCGCTCTAGAAGGATGGGAAGTAAGAAATGACGTAATGATGACAGGTATGATAAATCCCGATGGGAGCATTGGGCCAGTAGGAGGGATTTTAGAGAAAGCCTCAGCTGCCCACAGCGTAGGAGCAAAGCTCTTCTTAATTCCAGAAGGACAGAGAATACAGGTAGTCCAAAAAACCGAACAAAAGCAAATCGGCCCAATAGTGCAGATAACAAGTAAGTCCGAAAAAGTTGACGTGGTTGAATACGCAAAGGAGAGATGGGGCTTAGAGGTTAAAGAGATTAGGGATATATACGAGGCAGTGTACTATTTCACCGGAAAGAAGATAGAGAAGCCATCTGTGCCAGGGGAGTTGAAAGTTGATACCTCCTTCCTAAAGGACGATGCACTCAAGGACTACGATGAGACCCTAGGCTACTATAAGCAGGTTGAAAATAAGCTCAAAAACAGTGACGTTAGCTACACCACTTATTCCTACCTCAAAAATGCACTAGACGATGCCAAAGCTAAGTTAGACGAGGCCAAGGAGGACTTGGACGAAGGCATGTATTACACAGCTCTAAGCCTTGATTTTCAAGCGAGGATTGCGATAAGGCACGTGGATTGGTATTTGGATGTAAGGGCTGAGAGTGACCTAGAGCATCTGCTGAAAGAGGTCGATAACGAGATAAAGGACACCGAAAGCTACGTCTCAAACCTCACAATAAGGGGAATAACAATGCTCCAAGCGGTTGCCGCAAGTGAGGAAAGAGTTGAAGAAGCAAAATCCCTCCTGAAAGATGCTTGGTCGTCCTATTACGATGGTAATTACTGGGATGCAATAAGCAATGCTGCCTTTGCATACGAGAGAATACAAACAGCAAAGTTCTGGGCATCCCTGGGGGAGAGATACGCAAAGGGAGAGGTAATTGAAAGGGATGCAATAAAAGATACCGCAAGGGAATACTTGGACAATTCGAGGCTTATCATAACTTACATAACCTCAATGTTTGGGGAAACAAACCTTCAGGATTTGGTGAACTTAATGAACGAGGGAGAGGAATATTACCAAGATGGCAAATATTCGGCAGCTATCTTCTCCGCAATGGAAGCCAGAATAAGGGCTGAGATAATCTTAGATACCCTTGGAATCGACAACGAGACCGTACTTATGGACAAGCTCCAGAGAATGAAAGAAGATGCTAAAGTAGCTATCGCAATAGCTCAGAAAGAAGGCATATATCCAGTCTTGAGTCTTGCGTATTATGAGTTTGCCCAGAGCTATGAAAAGCAGGGAGGGTTAGAGAATATTCAGACCGCAATGGTGTTCTACCAATACGCAAAGGAAACTTCAACGGTATTCTTAAGCACAACAACCCCGCCAAAGATAACAGAAGAACCCCTCATTCCTCTCACCACGCCGCTTACAAATCAAACAACACCTCAAAACACCACTTCCCCAGCTCAAAAGGAAACTAGCGGATACTCAATACCTCTAATAGCTGGCACCCTTGTAATTGGCCTCCTTCTAGGCTTTATAGCCGGAAGGAAGGCTTAA
- a CDS encoding SagB/ThcOx family dehydrogenase: MNYQKVAALVVVFVIASSIALFLKPYFPRGRETTYSGEKILLPEPRLKGDMSVEEAIAKRKSIRTYKNQPISIEELAQLLWACQGITHEDKRAAPSAGATYPFEIFVVVGNVEGLRPGIYHYDPFEHSLTMIKEGDFRKDLQKAALNQKWVGDAPVDIVLVAFYERTTRIYGERGIRYVHMEAGHIGQNIYLQATALGLGTVAVGAFYDDEVAKIIGTEGAPLYIFPVGRV, encoded by the coding sequence ATGAACTATCAAAAGGTTGCAGCCCTTGTTGTGGTTTTTGTAATAGCATCATCAATAGCTTTATTCTTAAAACCCTATTTTCCGCGAGGAAGGGAGACTACATACTCTGGAGAAAAGATACTTCTGCCGGAGCCGAGATTAAAAGGAGATATGAGCGTGGAAGAGGCGATTGCCAAGAGAAAAAGCATCAGAACATACAAAAATCAACCTATCAGCATAGAAGAGCTTGCTCAACTCTTATGGGCCTGTCAGGGGATAACCCACGAGGACAAAAGAGCCGCTCCAAGTGCTGGAGCAACTTACCCCTTTGAAATTTTCGTAGTAGTCGGGAATGTAGAGGGTCTAAGACCGGGAATATATCACTATGACCCCTTTGAACACAGCCTAACAATGATTAAAGAAGGAGACTTTAGAAAAGATCTCCAGAAAGCAGCATTGAACCAGAAGTGGGTAGGAGATGCACCAGTGGACATTGTACTTGTGGCTTTCTATGAAAGAACCACCAGGATTTATGGAGAGAGGGGAATCAGGTACGTACATATGGAAGCAGGCCACATAGGACAAAACATATACCTCCAAGCAACGGCTTTAGGACTAGGCACAGTTGCCGTTGGGGCGTTTTATGATGATGAGGTTGCAAAGATAATAGGCACTGAGGGTGCCCCATTATACATATTCCCTGTTGGGAGGGTCTAA
- a CDS encoding cupin domain-containing protein: MFVGHYKDVEEKEVTIEGVENTTIRWLISPKIGAKNFAMRYFVIRKGGKIPIHQHDWEHEIFVVKGEGYITNGRKTVKVIPGSFLYIPPNEPHGYENPDSETLEFLCLIPVKEGSIPPEERGE; this comes from the coding sequence ATGTTCGTTGGACACTACAAAGACGTAGAGGAAAAAGAAGTTACAATAGAGGGAGTTGAGAATACAACAATAAGATGGCTTATCTCCCCAAAGATAGGAGCTAAAAACTTTGCAATGAGATATTTTGTTATTAGGAAAGGCGGAAAAATACCAATCCACCAGCACGACTGGGAGCATGAGATATTCGTTGTAAAGGGAGAAGGTTATATAACAAACGGAAGAAAAACTGTGAAAGTTATACCGGGCAGCTTTTTGTATATTCCTCCAAACGAGCCGCATGGATACGAAAATCCCGACTCAGAAACCCTCGAATTCCTATGTTTAATCCCAGTAAAAGAAGGTAGCATACCTCCCGAAGAAAGAGGTGAGTGA
- a CDS encoding uracil-xanthine permease family protein: protein MANGIKVGIEEKVESKQAVLLGFQHVLAMFGATVTVPLVVGTAIGLEQREIALLIQVVLLAMGIATLLQTTIGSRYPIVQGSSFAFIPGLISIGKSLGLAAVEGALIVGGLIEAAIGAFGILGKVKRLFSPVVTGVTIMLIGFSLAHVAVKYTFNFFADPSGSTIPKAFFIALVTFSTTVYVALKGKGALRAMPVIVGALIGYVVSIPLGMADLSLVKELPLVNAPKPLPWGTPVFEASAIITLLFAFIVSIIESVGDYHAISAISEAPITNTNINRGIMSEGLACSIAGILGACGTTSYSENIGLVALTKVASRQVVQVGGVILILLAMIPKFSGVLASLPQPVLGGLTIALYGMISVTGLRLIKEKVELNDRNMLIIASALIVGLGAPQLPPEFLEHFPRIVGSILESGMAVGALTAILLDQLLR from the coding sequence ATGGCAAACGGAATTAAAGTTGGAATAGAAGAAAAAGTTGAATCAAAGCAGGCTGTTCTTTTGGGCTTTCAGCACGTTCTTGCAATGTTTGGAGCAACAGTTACAGTGCCCCTTGTCGTGGGGACGGCAATTGGGCTTGAGCAGAGGGAGATAGCGCTCCTAATCCAGGTGGTTCTCCTGGCAATGGGAATAGCGACCCTTCTTCAAACCACGATAGGGTCAAGATACCCAATAGTTCAAGGCTCAAGCTTTGCCTTTATCCCGGGACTTATCAGCATAGGGAAAAGCTTGGGATTAGCTGCTGTAGAAGGAGCTCTAATCGTAGGCGGATTAATCGAGGCGGCAATAGGTGCATTCGGGATCCTCGGGAAAGTCAAAAGGCTCTTTTCGCCTGTAGTTACTGGGGTCACAATAATGCTCATAGGATTCTCTCTAGCCCATGTAGCGGTCAAGTACACCTTCAACTTCTTTGCCGATCCGAGCGGTTCAACAATACCGAAGGCTTTCTTTATTGCACTTGTGACATTTTCAACAACGGTCTACGTCGCACTTAAAGGAAAAGGGGCCTTAAGGGCAATGCCCGTAATAGTGGGAGCGTTAATAGGATACGTCGTCAGCATTCCCCTTGGAATGGCAGATCTCAGCTTGGTTAAAGAGTTACCATTAGTAAATGCTCCAAAACCTCTACCATGGGGCACTCCAGTATTTGAAGCCTCTGCAATAATAACCCTGCTGTTTGCATTCATCGTGAGCATAATAGAAAGCGTTGGAGATTACCACGCAATTTCTGCTATATCTGAGGCACCAATAACGAACACAAACATCAATAGGGGAATAATGAGCGAAGGGCTTGCATGTTCAATTGCAGGAATTCTCGGAGCTTGCGGGACAACAAGCTACTCTGAGAACATAGGATTGGTGGCCTTAACTAAGGTTGCAAGCAGGCAAGTGGTGCAGGTAGGAGGGGTGATACTAATCCTCTTAGCGATGATCCCAAAGTTTTCCGGTGTTTTGGCTTCCCTTCCTCAGCCCGTACTTGGAGGACTCACGATAGCGCTCTATGGTATGATAAGCGTTACTGGGCTTAGGTTAATAAAGGAGAAGGTAGAGCTAAACGATAGAAACATGCTCATAATCGCAAGTGCTCTGATTGTGGGACTTGGAGCTCCCCAATTGCCGCCGGAATTCCTAGAGCACTTTCCAAGAATTGTGGGGAGCATTTTAGAATCAGGTATGGCTGTAGGAGCCTTAACGGCCATTTTGCTTGATCAACTGTTGAGGTGA